One Niallia circulans DNA segment encodes these proteins:
- a CDS encoding response regulator transcription factor translates to MNILLAEDDLQLGELVEYMLKKKGSYNIDWVMDGEDAYDYAKASHYDILILDWMMPNEDGVTVCRRLRSSGYLGAILMLTAKDAVVDRIIGLDAGADDYLVKPFEIDELLARLRALSRRNYAPILEEQLSIHEMHLNRLSQTISNGAEEIQLSPREFQMLDLLVQNRGQVLPREVILDRIWGLDADVSMKIIDATIKLLRKKLDMIGQQGLLHSIRGVGYKFES, encoded by the coding sequence ATGAACATACTCTTAGCAGAAGATGATTTGCAGCTTGGTGAGTTAGTGGAATATATGCTGAAAAAGAAGGGCAGCTATAATATTGATTGGGTCATGGATGGAGAGGACGCATACGATTACGCGAAAGCCTCTCACTATGATATATTGATATTGGATTGGATGATGCCTAATGAGGACGGTGTGACCGTTTGCAGACGTCTGAGAAGCAGCGGCTACTTAGGAGCAATTCTTATGCTTACAGCCAAGGATGCAGTTGTTGACCGAATCATCGGATTAGATGCGGGAGCAGATGATTATCTTGTAAAGCCCTTTGAAATTGACGAGCTGCTTGCCCGTTTACGAGCTTTGTCCCGTCGCAATTATGCACCAATCCTCGAAGAACAGCTGTCCATTCATGAAATGCACTTAAATAGACTCAGCCAGACGATCAGTAATGGAGCAGAAGAAATCCAGCTAAGTCCGCGCGAGTTTCAGATGCTTGACTTGCTTGTGCAAAACCGCGGGCAAGTTTTGCCAAGGGAAGTAATTCTCGATCGAATTTGGGGCCTGGATGCTGATGTATCGATGAAAATAATCGATGCAACAATTAAGCTTCTCCGCAAAAAACTTGATATGATCGGTCAGCAGGGGCTTCTTCATAGCATTAGAGGGGTTGGTTATAAATTTGAAAGCTAA
- a CDS encoding GntR family transcriptional regulator, giving the protein MQIIISNKSKEPIYEQIYAQIKKHILSAELPEGSPLPSMRQLAKELDISVITTKRAYEELEKNGFIYSVVGKGSFVQEQNNEMIKERKMKVIEEQLIAAIHNSKEIGVSLTELKELLTFLYKEEI; this is encoded by the coding sequence ATGCAAATAATTATTTCAAACAAATCAAAAGAACCTATATATGAACAAATTTATGCTCAAATAAAGAAGCATATCCTTTCAGCTGAATTACCGGAAGGAAGTCCACTCCCAAGCATGCGCCAATTAGCTAAGGAGCTGGACATAAGTGTAATAACAACGAAACGTGCTTATGAAGAGCTTGAGAAAAACGGGTTCATCTATTCAGTTGTTGGGAAAGGCTCATTTGTTCAAGAGCAAAATAATGAAATGATTAAAGAAAGAAAAATGAAGGTAATTGAGGAGCAATTAATAGCAGCAATCCATAACAGTAAAGAAATTGGTGTTTCACTGACAGAATTGAAGGAGCTGCTTACATTCTTATACAAGGAGGAAATTTAG
- a CDS encoding ABC transporter ATP-binding protein, translating to MENVIELQNVNKSFGDFQLKNLTMTVKKGYITGLIGGNGVGKSTTIKLIMNLLQPDSGDISIFGLNYKGNEKEIKQRIGFVFDSNVFYEHLSLKEMVGIISRSYHYWDDGIFQAYVEKFELPLKKKLKTFSKGMMMKTSIAIALSHQAELIIMDEPTSGLDPIFRRELLEILHEIMEDGEKSIFFSTHITTDLDRIADYITFLHDGEHVFTKKSYQIEEEYALVKGGLDLLDQDTKQEFISIKTSPHGFEALTSNKGRVEEVFGSLVVMEKPTLEDIMFYTKKGTVTDV from the coding sequence GTGGAGAATGTTATTGAATTACAAAACGTCAACAAATCATTTGGTGATTTTCAGCTGAAAAACCTTACAATGACTGTGAAAAAGGGATATATTACAGGGCTTATTGGCGGAAACGGTGTAGGGAAGTCAACAACAATTAAGTTAATTATGAATTTATTGCAGCCAGATAGCGGTGATATATCTATCTTCGGGTTAAATTACAAGGGAAATGAAAAAGAAATTAAACAGCGAATTGGTTTTGTGTTCGATAGTAATGTATTTTATGAGCATCTATCACTTAAAGAGATGGTCGGAATAATAAGTCGATCTTATCATTATTGGGATGACGGTATATTTCAAGCATATGTTGAGAAGTTTGAACTGCCGTTAAAGAAAAAGCTAAAAACATTCTCTAAAGGCATGATGATGAAGACTTCCATAGCAATCGCTTTATCACATCAAGCAGAGTTAATTATTATGGATGAACCGACATCAGGATTAGATCCAATCTTTCGCAGAGAGCTGTTGGAAATCCTTCATGAAATAATGGAAGATGGGGAGAAATCAATCTTTTTTTCCACGCATATTACAACAGACTTAGACCGAATCGCAGATTATATCACATTCCTTCACGATGGCGAACATGTTTTCACTAAGAAATCTTATCAAATAGAAGAGGAGTATGCCCTTGTAAAGGGTGGGCTGGATTTATTAGATCAAGATACGAAGCAAGAATTTATTTCTATTAAAACGTCTCCTCATGGCTTTGAGGCATTAACTAGCAATAAAGGGAGAGTAGAAGAGGTTTTTGGGTCATTAGTGGTTATGGAAAAACCGACTTTAGAAGACATTATGTTTTATACAAAGAAAGGAACTGTGACAGATGTATAA
- a CDS encoding sensor histidine kinase: MKAKMLSLFSIWNDRKNQDVFKSTQYRLTVLYSGLLMLFLLLFIVVVYLLLYFTIFKEQERELKASAVQEAANIETYLSQTNQSSLVEFQYQKSLEKDVDQFFFYVVNTSGSLVLGDETISDSRSAILNKLAGWDPAGNEIRTESIKVANITTERRFKSRDRGEEFHSSQTKETVRLLVAAQPIYQHGEEIGMLYIGKEISFAYQLFKMLPFILFGIAILFMGVAIYISYYMSKKAMIPISKTFVRQKEFVADASHELRTPLSVMLSSINAMEMTAEFKEEDYSHKLLVNMKNEVKRMAGLVGDLLTIARSDLEKIELVNETFDFCPIAGKTIDSLKTLANSKQIKLNFHAPEVLIVRGDSQRFTQLLYILVENAIKYTPNGGEVLLALIAGEKELIVEVRDTGIGIEAKDQQRIFDRFYRTDKSRTRQIGGHGLGLSIAKWIVDSYKGTIRVSSELGKGSIFTIRIPMQKGHE; this comes from the coding sequence TTGAAAGCTAAAATGCTATCACTTTTCTCTATATGGAATGACCGGAAAAATCAAGACGTCTTCAAAAGTACTCAATATCGGTTGACGGTGCTTTACAGCGGCTTGCTTATGCTGTTTTTGCTCCTTTTTATTGTTGTTGTGTATTTGTTATTATATTTTACTATTTTTAAGGAGCAAGAGCGTGAGCTGAAAGCGAGTGCTGTGCAGGAAGCAGCAAACATTGAGACATATTTGAGCCAGACAAACCAATCAAGCCTTGTTGAATTTCAGTACCAGAAATCCCTTGAGAAGGATGTTGACCAATTTTTCTTTTATGTTGTTAATACATCTGGTTCACTTGTTCTGGGGGATGAAACTATTTCTGACTCTCGGTCTGCCATACTAAACAAGCTTGCCGGCTGGGATCCGGCTGGAAATGAAATCCGTACTGAATCAATAAAGGTAGCTAATATAACAACAGAAAGACGGTTTAAAAGCAGAGACAGGGGAGAGGAATTTCACTCATCTCAAACTAAAGAAACTGTCAGATTACTTGTTGCCGCACAGCCTATCTATCAGCACGGTGAAGAAATTGGCATGTTATATATCGGAAAGGAAATCTCCTTTGCATACCAGCTCTTTAAGATGCTGCCATTTATTTTATTTGGAATAGCTATTCTGTTTATGGGAGTCGCTATTTATATTAGCTACTATATGTCCAAAAAAGCAATGATACCTATTTCAAAGACTTTTGTAAGACAAAAGGAATTCGTCGCAGATGCATCCCATGAACTGCGAACACCCTTAAGTGTTATGCTGTCCTCCATCAATGCAATGGAAATGACCGCGGAATTCAAGGAAGAAGACTATTCCCATAAGCTTCTCGTTAATATGAAAAATGAAGTGAAGAGAATGGCAGGTTTAGTGGGAGATTTATTAACAATAGCGCGGTCTGACTTGGAAAAGATTGAACTCGTAAATGAAACCTTTGATTTTTGTCCGATAGCAGGTAAAACAATTGATTCATTAAAGACACTAGCCAATTCAAAACAGATTAAACTGAATTTTCATGCACCAGAAGTCTTGATTGTTCGTGGAGATTCTCAAAGATTCACACAGCTTTTGTACATTTTGGTTGAAAATGCGATTAAGTACACACCGAACGGCGGAGAGGTACTGCTTGCACTTATAGCCGGTGAAAAGGAGCTTATTGTGGAAGTTAGAGATACAGGCATCGGAATCGAAGCGAAAGACCAGCAACGCATCTTTGACCGTTTTTATCGCACAGATAAATCACGAACAAGACAAATTGGCGGCCATGGCCTCGGATTATCCATTGCCAAATGGATTGTCGACAGCTATAAAGGAACCATTCGTGTATCAAGTGAATTAGGAAAAGGCAGCATATTTACAATCAGAATCCCTATGCAAAAAGGGCATGAGTAA
- a CDS encoding M50 family metallopeptidase, with protein sequence MKETIQNLLHTDPSAILNDDRALPIFVYLALALVVSIFPFVKACFSIWNTLLLNIFGDLAAGRKIRAIRNKKMLEAEAEGSTFKEAFSRYVGHTGALVAAIGLFYFVSRQQYELILFVLFGLLALSLLFWIRTFIGFFWAIASLTILAAPLYYGDGIIIMHVAIFLSSVILIQSVLRSLSEMKSSVSNRKVNRGKGFFGRFQWIPAMMFGLVLLSQSLYAGYYIVTSFLS encoded by the coding sequence ATGAAAGAGACAATCCAAAATCTGCTTCACACAGATCCTAGTGCAATTCTAAATGATGATAGAGCACTGCCGATTTTTGTTTATCTAGCATTAGCACTAGTGGTCTCTATCTTTCCATTCGTGAAGGCTTGTTTTTCCATATGGAATACATTGCTGTTAAACATTTTTGGTGATTTAGCGGCAGGCAGGAAAATACGTGCGATACGGAATAAGAAAATGCTCGAGGCTGAGGCAGAAGGGAGCACATTTAAGGAAGCCTTCTCCAGATATGTTGGCCATACAGGAGCTTTAGTAGCAGCAATCGGGTTATTTTACTTCGTTTCGAGACAACAGTACGAACTAATTCTATTCGTGTTATTTGGTCTGCTTGCTTTATCCTTGCTGTTCTGGATTCGAACGTTTATTGGGTTCTTCTGGGCAATAGCCTCACTCACCATTCTTGCCGCACCCCTTTATTATGGCGATGGCATCATTATTATGCATGTTGCGATTTTCCTCAGCTCTGTCATTCTCATTCAGTCTGTACTTCGCTCATTAAGTGAAATGAAGAGTAGTGTTTCCAATAGAAAGGTGAACAGAGGGAAAGGATTTTTCGGAAGATTTCAGTGGATTCCGGCAATGATGTTTGGTTTAGTACTGCTTAGCCAATCCCTGTATGCAGGATATTATATCGTCACATCTTTCTTAAGTTAA
- a CDS encoding PspA/IM30 family protein translates to MGIFKRIKTIAKADINSLLDSIEDPIAMLNEYTREMEQGLSQAQAALSRQIFVGNKQAALIAQTKELIGKRTNQAKLALEKGDEGIAKLAIQEKINLEQQLHLYEQQQLTLNGQTNVLKDRFNELQVTYNELQHKKILLASRVNVAKSIKQIQKVSMEFNADNILRGFAKQEEKILYVEAEVQAGSYTANHHSGYAKTSFSYVSDAEITTELEKLKAEKENL, encoded by the coding sequence ATGGGCATTTTTAAAAGGATAAAAACAATCGCAAAGGCAGATATCAACAGTTTATTGGACAGTATAGAAGATCCAATCGCCATGCTGAATGAGTACACCAGAGAAATGGAACAGGGCCTGAGCCAGGCGCAGGCAGCTTTATCGAGACAGATTTTTGTGGGAAACAAACAAGCAGCACTTATTGCACAAACAAAGGAGCTTATCGGAAAAAGAACGAATCAAGCAAAGCTTGCCCTTGAAAAAGGGGACGAAGGTATTGCTAAATTAGCAATTCAGGAAAAAATAAACCTTGAGCAACAGTTGCATCTGTACGAACAGCAGCAGCTTACCCTTAATGGACAAACAAATGTCCTGAAAGATAGGTTCAATGAGCTTCAGGTAACATATAATGAGCTTCAGCATAAAAAGATTTTGCTTGCTTCTCGTGTCAATGTAGCAAAATCAATCAAGCAAATCCAAAAGGTATCAATGGAATTCAATGCCGATAACATTTTAAGAGGTTTTGCAAAGCAGGAGGAGAAAATCCTCTATGTGGAAGCAGAAGTTCAGGCTGGCAGCTATACAGCTAACCATCACAGCGGCTATGCCAAGACAAGCTTTTCCTATGTGAGTGATGCTGAAATCACAACAGAATTAGAAAAGCTAAAGGCAGAAAAAGAAAACCTTTAA
- a CDS encoding ABC transporter ATP-binding protein — MSERKTNIPPQQMGLGGGPKHFRGNMPVQRANNTKETCLRIWRYMGKQRKGLVLVVFLTMATAILNLLGPYLIGVSIDKYIITRNANGLILFCAALLGVYVCSSITTWLQSFFMAAVSQHTVQGMRKDLFARLQMLPLSFFDRQSHGELMSRTTNDMENVSNTLNQSFTTLISSIITLVGALCFMLSLNIWLTLLSFVTIPFVMFLTSKIAKFTRKYFTSQQQHLGELNGYIEETISGQKAVKVFHREEKVKAEFQDINVKLREASIRAQIYSGFIGPVMNVMKNASFAIIAAAGGWMALEDMVTIGVVVSFLSYSRQFNDPINQVANQFNMLQSAVAGAERVFEIMDKESEYDEKQAVYNMREIKGEVIFENVSFGYQKGHSILKNITLTAKPGETIALVGPTGAGKTTIVNLLTRFYEISSGRITIDGTELQSISKDSLRQRLGIVLQDAYVFSDTIRENIRYGRLDATDEEVEYVAQLANADSFIRKLPKGYDTVLTAEGGNLSQGQRQLLTIARAILADPSVLILDEATSSIDTRTEMQIQAAMGQLMKGRTSFVIAHRLSTIREADTILVLNGGDIIERGSHDELIEQKGFYYGLYTSQFKRVI, encoded by the coding sequence ATGAGTGAAAGAAAAACCAACATTCCTCCACAACAGATGGGATTAGGAGGAGGACCAAAGCATTTCCGCGGCAACATGCCTGTACAGCGAGCAAATAACACAAAGGAAACATGCCTGCGTATATGGCGTTATATGGGTAAGCAGCGTAAAGGGTTAGTCCTTGTCGTATTCCTGACAATGGCAACAGCCATTTTAAATCTTTTAGGTCCTTACTTAATTGGTGTTTCCATCGACAAATATATAATTACTCGCAACGCGAATGGACTTATCTTGTTTTGTGCAGCCTTGCTTGGAGTTTATGTATGCAGTTCTATTACAACATGGCTTCAATCCTTTTTCATGGCAGCCGTTTCTCAACATACTGTGCAAGGGATGCGAAAGGACTTATTCGCTAGGCTTCAGATGCTCCCCTTGAGTTTTTTTGACAGACAGTCACATGGAGAATTAATGAGCAGAACTACAAATGATATGGAGAATGTCTCCAACACATTAAACCAGAGCTTTACAACGCTTATTTCAAGCATAATCACACTTGTCGGAGCATTATGCTTTATGCTAAGTCTGAATATATGGCTAACATTGTTGAGCTTTGTGACAATCCCATTTGTTATGTTCCTGACATCGAAAATTGCGAAGTTTACGAGAAAATACTTTACAAGCCAGCAACAGCACCTTGGCGAGCTGAATGGTTATATTGAAGAAACGATTTCCGGCCAGAAGGCAGTGAAGGTTTTCCACCGTGAGGAAAAGGTTAAGGCGGAATTTCAGGATATTAATGTAAAGTTGCGGGAAGCGTCTATTCGGGCACAAATTTACTCAGGATTTATTGGTCCTGTTATGAATGTCATGAAGAATGCAAGCTTTGCAATTATTGCAGCAGCAGGTGGCTGGATGGCTCTTGAGGATATGGTCACAATAGGTGTAGTCGTTAGCTTCTTATCATACTCAAGACAATTTAATGATCCAATCAACCAAGTAGCCAATCAATTTAATATGCTTCAATCTGCGGTGGCTGGAGCAGAGCGTGTGTTTGAAATAATGGATAAGGAATCAGAGTATGATGAAAAGCAAGCAGTTTATAATATGCGGGAAATAAAAGGCGAAGTGATTTTTGAGAATGTTTCATTTGGTTATCAGAAAGGTCATTCTATTTTAAAGAATATCACGTTAACAGCTAAGCCTGGTGAGACGATTGCACTTGTTGGGCCGACAGGTGCTGGGAAAACAACGATTGTTAATCTGTTAACGAGATTTTACGAGATAAGCAGCGGAAGAATTACCATTGACGGTACCGAATTACAATCTATCAGTAAGGATAGTCTCCGCCAGAGGCTTGGGATTGTTCTACAGGATGCTTATGTGTTCTCAGATACTATCAGGGAGAATATCCGTTACGGTCGTTTGGATGCGACAGACGAAGAAGTAGAATACGTAGCACAGCTTGCTAATGCTGACAGCTTCATTCGGAAGCTGCCGAAAGGCTATGATACTGTTTTGACTGCTGAGGGAGGAAACCTAAGCCAAGGACAACGGCAACTACTGACAATTGCCCGAGCAATACTTGCTGATCCTTCTGTGTTAATACTGGATGAAGCAACAAGCAGTATTGATACAAGAACGGAAATGCAAATACAGGCAGCTATGGGGCAGCTGATGAAAGGAAGAACAAGCTTTGTTATTGCCCACAGGCTAAGTACAATCAGAGAGGCAGACACGATACTTGTGCTTAATGGCGGGGACATTATCGAGCGTGGCAGCCATGATGAATTGATTGAACAAAAGGGCTTCTATTATGGTCTGTATACTAGTCAGTTTAAAAGGGTGATTTAA
- a CDS encoding sugar O-acetyltransferase: MKTEKEKMLAGEMFNPADPDLSKERRKARTMVSMFNNTLETEGEKRTALLKELLGSTGENVHMRPNIRFDYGYNTYVGENFFANYDCTILDVAEVRFGDNCMLGPGVQIYTVTHPLHPAERNSGKEYAKPITFGNNVWIGGSAIINPGVTVGDNVVIASGAVVTKDVPENVLVGGNPARIIKHIEI, translated from the coding sequence ATGAAAACAGAGAAAGAAAAAATGCTGGCTGGCGAAATGTTCAATCCTGCTGACCCAGATTTATCTAAGGAACGAAGGAAAGCAAGAACGATGGTTAGTATGTTTAATAACACATTGGAAACAGAAGGTGAAAAACGGACTGCATTATTAAAAGAATTACTCGGTTCTACTGGAGAAAATGTACATATGCGTCCTAATATACGATTTGATTATGGATATAACACATATGTAGGAGAAAACTTCTTTGCCAACTATGACTGTACCATTTTAGATGTTGCTGAAGTGCGATTTGGGGACAATTGTATGCTTGGACCTGGGGTGCAAATCTATACAGTTACACATCCACTTCATCCAGCTGAACGTAATTCAGGTAAGGAATATGCAAAACCGATTACGTTTGGAAACAATGTATGGATTGGGGGCAGTGCAATAATAAATCCAGGAGTAACAGTAGGAGATAATGTTGTAATCGCATCAGGTGCAGTAGTTACTAAAGATGTACCAGAAAATGTATTGGTAGGCGGGAATCCGGCAAGAATCATTAAACATATTGAAATATAG
- a CDS encoding aldolase catalytic domain-containing protein — protein sequence MEHHSKIIDCTIRDGGLVNNWDFSVEFVQDLYNGLSEAGVEYMEIGYKNSAKLLNVSEPNPWRFLDDNFLKEIIPEKKFTKLSALVDIGRVDPNDVLPREQSSLDMIRVACYIREVDKGLELVKLFHDLGYETSLNIMALSSVPEKQLIKAFEMVKASPVDVVYIVDSFGSLDPSDIEHQVNKFKAMLPNKKLGIHTHNNMQLAFANTLTAYQHGVTFLDSSVYGMGRAAGNCNTELLVGYIQKPSYELKPVLGVIEKHMVEMRQKWEWGYIIPYMISGVLNEHPRVAMAYRDSEDRDKFVDFYDKVTTPESSLAPASK from the coding sequence ATGGAACATCATAGTAAAATTATCGACTGTACCATCCGTGATGGAGGTTTAGTTAACAATTGGGACTTCAGTGTAGAATTTGTTCAGGATTTATATAATGGTTTAAGTGAAGCTGGCGTTGAGTATATGGAGATCGGTTATAAAAATTCTGCAAAGCTTCTGAATGTGTCTGAGCCCAACCCATGGAGATTTCTTGATGATAACTTCTTGAAAGAAATTATCCCAGAGAAAAAGTTCACAAAGCTTTCTGCACTTGTTGATATTGGACGAGTAGACCCAAATGATGTCCTGCCTCGTGAGCAAAGTTCGCTGGATATGATACGAGTTGCTTGTTATATTCGTGAAGTTGATAAAGGCTTAGAGCTTGTAAAGCTGTTCCATGATTTAGGCTACGAAACATCATTAAACATTATGGCATTATCAAGTGTACCTGAGAAACAGCTTATTAAAGCATTTGAGATGGTGAAAGCAAGCCCAGTGGATGTTGTTTATATTGTGGACTCCTTTGGAAGCTTAGATCCTTCTGATATTGAGCATCAAGTTAATAAATTTAAAGCAATGCTTCCAAATAAAAAGCTGGGAATACATACTCATAACAATATGCAGCTGGCGTTTGCCAATACATTAACTGCATATCAACACGGAGTTACATTCCTTGATTCATCTGTATATGGAATGGGCCGTGCTGCAGGAAACTGTAATACAGAGCTTTTAGTTGGCTATATCCAAAAACCAAGCTATGAGCTTAAGCCAGTTCTTGGAGTTATTGAAAAGCATATGGTAGAAATGAGACAAAAGTGGGAATGGGGCTATATTATTCCTTACATGATTTCTGGTGTGCTTAATGAGCATCCACGTGTAGCAATGGCATACCGTGACAGTGAAGACAGAGATAAATTTGTAGATTTCTATGACAAGGTAACTACACCAGAGTCTTCGCTAGCACCGGCTTCAAAATAA
- a CDS encoding sugar O-acetyltransferase: MKTEKHKMLNQEYYICWDEELTAERERAKDLVYEFNSRKPSERMERNQIIQKLFHSVGENAWIESPFNCDYGYNITVGDNFYANTNCTILDCAKVTIGDNVLIGPNVSLYTPNHAMDAVERKAGYERSLPITIGNNVWIGGSVTIVPGVTIGDNTIIGAGSVITKDIPANVIAAGVPCRVIRPITEKDTVGLVDNDKNFTAK; this comes from the coding sequence ATGAAAACGGAAAAACATAAAATGTTAAATCAAGAATATTACATTTGTTGGGACGAAGAGTTAACAGCAGAAAGAGAAAGAGCAAAGGATTTGGTATATGAATTTAATAGTAGGAAACCATCAGAACGCATGGAAAGAAACCAAATCATTCAGAAACTGTTTCATTCTGTTGGAGAAAACGCATGGATTGAGTCACCGTTTAATTGTGATTATGGATATAACATTACAGTTGGTGATAATTTCTATGCAAACACAAACTGTACAATCTTGGACTGCGCCAAAGTTACGATTGGCGATAATGTCCTGATTGGCCCAAATGTTAGTTTGTATACGCCAAACCATGCAATGGATGCAGTTGAGCGTAAGGCAGGATACGAGAGGTCGTTGCCTATTACAATAGGAAATAATGTTTGGATTGGTGGTTCTGTTACAATTGTTCCAGGCGTAACTATCGGTGATAATACTATTATAGGAGCAGGAAGTGTTATAACAAAGGATATCCCTGCTAATGTTATTGCCGCAGGTGTTCCATGTAGAGTCATCAGACCAATAACAGAAAAAGATACAGTTGGGCTAGTAGATAATGATAAAAATTTCACGGCTAAATGA
- a CDS encoding ABC transporter ATP-binding protein, with protein sequence MKNLMVYLKPYWKITLLAPMFMVLEVSMDLLQPILMAKIVNEGVIAGDLETIKRTGGLMILVAFIGLLGGAGCTVFSSTASLNFATDLRQSVFDKVQTFSFQNLDQFKGGSLITRLTADIVQLQMFIMTVLRSIRSPLLTIGSVIMAFTISFKLAIIFAVTIPILFIVLYFLIRHAFPTYTVVQQKLDKVNTVLQENLMGIRVVKAFVRTDFENDRFGNANGDYTKYAIKAARIVSLNMPVLMLILNFSLVGILWFGAHETWNGALPVGDLIAFINYVTQVLFAVMMIGMMMITISRSKVSADRIQEVLTTDSTLIDNLQADHQAVTSGEVVFDRVSFSYDGQADVLKDISFRAKPGQTVAILGATGSGKSSLVQLIPRLYDVTAGSVSIDGVDVRDIFLEHLRTSIGVVLQQSILFSGTIRDNITYGKHDAAQEEVELAAKAACAHEFIMSMPDGYDTMLGQRGINLSGGQKQRISIARALLVRPSILILDDSTSAVDLGTESRIQKALGELLEKSTAFIIAQRISSVLEADKIMVLEDGRICAEGTHEQLMKDSEVYQEIYRSQLGKEDVVYE encoded by the coding sequence ATGAAAAATTTAATGGTTTATCTTAAGCCTTATTGGAAAATCACGTTGCTTGCACCAATGTTTATGGTGCTTGAGGTATCGATGGATTTACTTCAGCCAATCTTAATGGCGAAAATCGTTAATGAAGGAGTTATAGCGGGGGATCTGGAGACGATTAAGCGAACAGGAGGGCTAATGATACTTGTAGCCTTTATTGGCTTACTTGGCGGTGCTGGCTGTACGGTATTTTCAAGTACTGCTTCCTTAAATTTTGCGACTGATTTGCGACAGAGTGTGTTTGACAAAGTTCAAACCTTCTCTTTTCAAAATTTGGATCAATTTAAGGGCGGAAGTTTAATTACTCGACTGACTGCGGATATAGTCCAGCTGCAAATGTTTATTATGACGGTACTTCGCAGCATTCGTTCGCCACTTTTGACAATTGGAAGTGTCATCATGGCTTTTACAATCAGTTTTAAACTGGCAATCATTTTCGCAGTAACGATTCCAATATTGTTTATTGTCCTCTATTTCCTTATTCGTCACGCATTTCCTACATATACAGTTGTCCAGCAAAAGCTTGATAAGGTGAATACAGTTCTTCAGGAAAATTTAATGGGGATACGAGTAGTCAAGGCGTTTGTGCGGACAGATTTTGAAAATGACCGGTTTGGGAATGCGAATGGTGATTACACAAAATATGCGATTAAGGCAGCTCGTATTGTTTCGTTAAATATGCCTGTTTTAATGCTTATTCTTAACTTCAGCTTAGTAGGTATTTTGTGGTTTGGAGCACACGAGACATGGAACGGTGCCTTGCCAGTTGGCGATTTGATTGCATTTATCAACTATGTGACACAAGTATTGTTTGCTGTAATGATGATAGGTATGATGATGATTACTATTTCTCGTTCTAAAGTATCGGCAGACCGGATACAGGAAGTCCTTACTACAGACTCTACTCTTATTGACAATCTGCAAGCAGATCATCAGGCGGTTACAAGTGGGGAAGTTGTGTTTGATCGTGTCTCTTTCAGCTATGATGGACAAGCGGATGTACTTAAGGACATCAGTTTTCGAGCTAAACCAGGGCAAACGGTTGCGATATTAGGAGCAACAGGTTCTGGAAAATCGTCACTCGTGCAGTTAATTCCGAGACTATATGATGTAACTGCTGGTAGTGTTTCCATTGATGGGGTTGATGTCCGTGACATATTTTTAGAGCATCTACGCACATCTATTGGTGTGGTTTTACAGCAGTCCATCTTATTCAGTGGAACAATCCGTGATAATATCACTTATGGAAAACATGATGCTGCACAGGAAGAGGTAGAATTAGCAGCGAAAGCGGCTTGTGCTCATGAATTTATCATGAGTATGCCAGATGGATATGATACGATGCTTGGTCAACGGGGAATAAACTTGTCTGGTGGTCAAAAACAGCGTATTTCCATTGCAAGAGCACTATTAGTGCGGCCAAGCATCTTAATATTGGATGACAGCACAAGCGCGGTAGACTTAGGAACCGAGTCCCGCATTCAAAAGGCGCTTGGAGAATTGCTGGAGAAAAGCACTGCATTTATCATCGCTCAGCGTATATCTTCTGTGCTGGAAGCAGACAAAATTATGGTGCTTGAGGATGGCAGGATTTGTGCTGAGGGCACACACGAACAGTTAATGAAGGATAGTGAAGTATATCAGGAAATATACCGTTCCCAGCTTGGAAAGGAGGATGTAGTCTATGAGTGA